One Candidatus Latescibacter sp. DNA segment encodes these proteins:
- a CDS encoding SMP-30/gluconolactonase/LRE family protein gives MHRCIIGIIGVVIIFLFMQAEVFAQVSGLDAVIPSGAQLEKVTDDMAFDTAGSPCYVNGVLFFTNNNFDDLRKSRVYSMTSIGKIIDIITIRENDGMTATLKLNKAGNLYACEMMGHRVIEMDTFGRVLRVVADKYKGKRIDGPNDMVIDRSSGFYFTDSQFIGKETKMQDKPAVYYVKPDGAVRRVVSDVIFPNGIALSPDRKTLYLANTLGKYLLAYNVEADGSLSNARNFAELELSKENIAKKSEMSGADGVAVDSAGNVFVATTQGLGVQVFDKTGKRLGTIPCPAATNNCTFGGKDLKTLYVSAKDGIYKIPVKTGGFVSFR, from the coding sequence ATGCATCGTTGTATAATCGGCATTATAGGGGTAGTTATAATTTTTCTTTTTATGCAGGCGGAGGTTTTTGCCCAGGTTTCGGGCCTTGATGCCGTCATCCCGTCAGGCGCGCAGCTTGAAAAGGTGACCGACGACATGGCATTCGACACGGCCGGGTCGCCCTGCTATGTCAACGGCGTACTCTTTTTCACCAACAACAATTTCGATGATCTTCGTAAGAGCCGCGTCTATAGTATGACCTCGATCGGGAAAATAATAGATATAATAACTATCCGTGAAAATGACGGCATGACCGCCACTCTCAAGCTCAATAAGGCCGGAAATCTTTATGCCTGCGAGATGATGGGACACCGGGTGATCGAGATGGACACCTTTGGTAGGGTTCTCAGAGTTGTAGCGGACAAGTACAAGGGAAAACGCATCGACGGCCCTAACGACATGGTGATCGACCGCTCGAGTGGTTTTTATTTCACCGATTCCCAGTTCATCGGGAAGGAAACGAAGATGCAGGACAAGCCCGCGGTGTATTATGTGAAACCGGACGGCGCAGTCAGAAGGGTGGTAAGCGATGTGATATTCCCCAACGGCATAGCGCTCTCTCCCGACCGGAAGACGCTCTACCTTGCCAACACCCTGGGGAAATACCTCCTCGCCTACAATGTGGAGGCCGACGGTTCCCTTTCCAACGCCCGCAATTTCGCAGAGCTGGAGCTTTCGAAGGAAAATATCGCCAAAAAGAGCGAGATGAGCGGAGCGGACGGTGTGGCGGTTGACAGCGCCGGGAATGTTTTTGTGGCGACAACCCAGGGGCTGGGCGTCCAGGTGTTCGACAAGACCGGAAAGCGCCTCGGCACCATTCCCTGCCCGGCGGCAACCAACAACTGCACGTTCGGCGGGAAAGACCTGAAAACGCTCTATGTTTCGGCCAAAGACGGGATATATAAGATTCCGGTGAAAACCGGAGGATTTGTGAGTTTCCGGTGA